Within Thermococcus indicus, the genomic segment ATCACCGGCCTAAACTCGGCGGAATTCTATATAAGCTTTCCTAAAAAGGACAGCGAGGTAAATATGGGCATGGTGGGGGAAAAGTAAAGCCCCGATGGGCTAAAAAGGACATCAATGGATAAAAACAAAACTCAGGCGGTGGTGGCTGCCTCCTTGGGTTTAAGGGCGTAGGTCGCTATCACCGCAACAACCGCCGTCACGATGAAGGTCATGAGCCTTGCCGAGACGACCTTCTCAAGCCCCGAGCTGATCCAGAAGATTGTGAACAGCAGCCCCGTTACGATGGTCGGCGGGACGGCCCTTCCGTGGAACCTCTTCCAGAACAGCGTCATTATGACTATCACCGAGAAGGTGTCGCCTATTCCTGCCCAGGTGTAGCCGACGATGGTGTAGATGAGCTTTGACGGCACGAGGTAGGCGGTAACGAGTGCTATGACACCCAGGGCGACGGTGGTGATTCTCGAAAGCTTGAGGCTCCTCTTGGGGTCGAATTCCTCCTTGTAGACGAAGGGCTTGAGCAGGTTCTCCGAGAGCTCGGTGGCGGAGAGTATGAGAAGTGAATCAGCCGTCGAGAGCATGGCCGCTATCGCACCGGTTATGAATATCGCGGCTATGAATGGTGGGAACAGCTTCAGCATAACCTGGGGCATCACCGCTTCCTGGTCCTCGAGGCCGGTCGGGCCGAAGATGGCTATTCCAATCCACCCTATGAGGAGGGCACCGATGTATGCCAGTATGGTCCAGCTGACGCCGACGTTCCTGGCGAGTTTGGCGTTCTTCTCGTCCTTGATTGCCATGAACCTGATGCTGAGCTGGGGCATTCCACCGAGGTAGCCGAAGAACCAGGAGAACTCGGCTATGACAAAGACGAACGCCGCACCACCAACGAGGCCGCCGAGGATCGTGGAGTACTCTGGCCCGGACATCTCTAGGGCGCTGGAAACGGAGTGGGCGAAAACATCCGGGTGGTTGGCGATGTATATGAGACCCACTATCGGGGCTATGGTGAGGGTGAGTATCATGACTATCGCCTGGACGGTGTCGGTGTAGGCGACGCTCTTGAGGCCTCCGAGGACGGTGTAGGGCAGGATTATCACCGCGGTTATCAGCATTCCTATCTTTGGATCAACGCCGAAGAGGGCGTTCAGCGTCTTTCCGCCGCCGAGGAACTGGGCACCGACGTAGAAGAAAAAGAAGAACACCACGGTAACGCTGCCGAGGATTCTTATCCACTTCTCGGCGTCGGAGTGGCGCCTGGCGATGTAGTCGATGAACGTTGTCGCGTCGTACTTCTCGGCCTCCCTCCTGAGCCTTCCGGCGAAGACTGTCCAGGCTACGATGATACCGGCCACACATCCAACCGCGACCCATATCGCTGAGAGACCGGCGGCGTAGGCGAAGCCGGGAAGTCCCAGGAGAGCCCAAGCGGATTCACCGGTGGCGCGTTCTGATAGCGCCGCTATCCAGCCCGGAAGCTGCCTGCCTGCGATGGCAAAGTCCTTGCCGCTCTTTGCCTTCCTTCCCTGATAAACTCCGAACCCTATCAAAAACGAAAGGTACAGAACCAGAACGATCAGTATTTGAGTCTGGCCCTCCACTATTGAATCACCGCTCATATTCAACACTGTTCATGTTTATAAACCTTGCCCTTTTTTGTACAGGAATGCATTTTTATGTCCTATTAAAGCGCGTTCTGTTACATTGTACTTCAGTTACTACCATTACAATTATACTCTCCAGTCCTCGTAATTTGAGATGAGGGGGAGTGGTCGTACCGTTTGGTGATGTTTGTTCCGGCCACAACCCGAAAGACTTAAGTTAGTCCGGGTTATTATATCCGCGGGGGTGGTTTCATGGTGAAGGTGAGGTTTCTGGGCCACGCTGCCTTTCTGATAGAGGGGAGCAAGAGGATTCTGATAGACCCGTTCCTGACGGGCAACCCGAAGGCCGCGGCGAAGCCGGAAGAGCTTGAGGCGGACCTGATACTCGTGACCCACGCACACGGCGATCACATCGGCGATGCGGCGGCGATAGCCAGGAGAACCGGGGCGAAGATAGTCGCCATGTACGACATAGCCAACTACCTCGTTGAGAGCGAGAGCGGCATAACGACCATCGGCATGAACTACGGTCCGACGGAGGTTGACGGGGTCAAGATCGTCCAGGTTCCGGCCTGGCACTCCAGCAGCGACGGCAAATACAGCATAGGAAGCGCTTGCGGTTACATAATAGAGCTCGATGGGGTTAAGATATACCACGCCGGCGACACATTCGTCTTCAGGGACATGGAGCTCTTCGCCGAGCTCTACGGGCCGATAGACGTTGCCCTGCTTCCCATAGGCGGCCACTTCACGATGGGACCGCGCGAGGCGGCTAAGGCGGTGGAGTTCCTGAGGCCGAAGAAGGTCGTGCCGATGCACTACAACACCTGGCCCCCGATTTCAGCCGACCCCGAGGAGTTCAGGAGGCTGGTCGGGGACAAAGCGGAGGTCGTAATCCTCGAACCCGGCGAAACCCTGGAGCTTTGAAAAACCTTTTAAGGGCCTT encodes:
- a CDS encoding sodium/proline symporter — protein: MSGDSIVEGQTQILIVLVLYLSFLIGFGVYQGRKAKSGKDFAIAGRQLPGWIAALSERATGESAWALLGLPGFAYAAGLSAIWVAVGCVAGIIVAWTVFAGRLRREAEKYDATTFIDYIARRHSDAEKWIRILGSVTVVFFFFFYVGAQFLGGGKTLNALFGVDPKIGMLITAVIILPYTVLGGLKSVAYTDTVQAIVMILTLTIAPIVGLIYIANHPDVFAHSVSSALEMSGPEYSTILGGLVGGAAFVFVIAEFSWFFGYLGGMPQLSIRFMAIKDEKNAKLARNVGVSWTILAYIGALLIGWIGIAIFGPTGLEDQEAVMPQVMLKLFPPFIAAIFITGAIAAMLSTADSLLILSATELSENLLKPFVYKEEFDPKRSLKLSRITTVALGVIALVTAYLVPSKLIYTIVGYTWAGIGDTFSVIVIMTLFWKRFHGRAVPPTIVTGLLFTIFWISSGLEKVVSARLMTFIVTAVVAVIATYALKPKEAATTA
- a CDS encoding metal-dependent hydrolase, yielding MVKVRFLGHAAFLIEGSKRILIDPFLTGNPKAAAKPEELEADLILVTHAHGDHIGDAAAIARRTGAKIVAMYDIANYLVESESGITTIGMNYGPTEVDGVKIVQVPAWHSSSDGKYSIGSACGYIIELDGVKIYHAGDTFVFRDMELFAELYGPIDVALLPIGGHFTMGPREAAKAVEFLRPKKVVPMHYNTWPPISADPEEFRRLVGDKAEVVILEPGETLEL